The following nucleotide sequence is from Spirochaetales bacterium.
CTGCTCAAACCGGGGGATTTCAAGTGGGATGAAATTTTCAGCCGCGGTATCCGGTGGTTCCATTCCGGCGGCATCTTCGCTTCACTTTCGACTTCCTCATCCGAACTCATTCTCGAAGGCATGCAGGCGGCAAAGGCTCATGGGGCAATCGTTTCATTCGACCTGAACTACAGGGCGAAATTATGGGCGCCCATCGGCGGTTTGACAAAAGCGAGGGATACGCTGCGGAGGATCGTCCGTCATGTCGATATCCTGATCGGTAACGAAGAAGACCTCCAGACAGGACTCGGTATAGCGGGCCCGGAGGTGACAAAAAAAGGAACATACGATACATCGGTCTTTTTTCGTATGATCGATCATGTAACGGCCAAGTTTAACGATATCAAGGCGATCGCGACGACATTGCGCGAGGTACAGTCAAGCAACCGCCACATGTGGGGGGCTTTGATGTGGTATGACGGCAAACAATACGAATCGCCGGTCTGCCGGCTGGATGTTCTCGATCGTATCGGCGGGGGTGACGGTTTTGCCGCGGGACTGATATTCGGTTTTCTCGACAAACGCGATCCGGAAGAAGCCCTCCGTCTGGGATGGGCACACGGCGCCCTTCTTACCACCTTTCCCGGCGACACAACAATGGCAAAACTGGCGGAAGTCGAAGCATTAGCAAAAGGGGGGTCGGCACGGGTACAGCGCTGACGGATTGTCGTGAATTTATTTAATTCCGACTCCCTCACCGGGACTATTGCTATTATCGGACGATGGATTTATATTATGGTAAGGGACGTATCTGTTCCCGCATACGGAGGGATGTATGAACCAGTATATGAAAGAAATATCGGCACTGCGAAAAAAAATCAGTCTGAACGATTTGGAGGCCGGCAGGCAGCTCATGCTGATAGGAA
It contains:
- a CDS encoding sugar kinase; protein product: MSSIHILSQACELDLLALGALVHRLDPGVIPFRKARELSVHVSGGEYNVAANCSDCFGLKTGIATAMVDYGIGELVQNRIREMGVKPYYTWFEHDGVRGPNIATVYSDRGFGVRPPRVFYNRSQEAAALLKPGDFKWDEIFSRGIRWFHSGGIFASLSTSSSELILEGMQAAKAHGAIVSFDLNYRAKLWAPIGGLTKARDTLRRIVRHVDILIGNEEDLQTGLGIAGPEVTKKGTYDTSVFFRMIDHVTAKFNDIKAIATTLREVQSSNRHMWGALMWYDGKQYESPVCRLDVLDRIGGGDGFAAGLIFGFLDKRDPEEALRLGWAHGALLTTFPGDTTMAKLAEVEALAKGGSARVQR